A region of Thermovibrio ammonificans HB-1 DNA encodes the following proteins:
- the cybH gene encoding Ni/Fe-hydrogenase, b-type cytochrome subunit has product MATYEKKYVWSILLRLFHWTFAPSIFTLIVTGLYIHWPWTNTWMEGSHQFTMATMRWIHFIAGMLFTCAVIARLYLWFFGNKYERVWDFLPITGRNIKNLFSTLLYYAYLTDHHEHRLGHNALAGTAYFFTILLAIIQFISGLYLLYPENSFFVSLGSAIFGTQQEARFIHYLLNWYFAWFALVHIYIVVWNDVKNPEGLISSIFDGFKFAKKEH; this is encoded by the coding sequence ATGGCAACTTACGAGAAGAAGTACGTGTGGAGCATACTGCTGAGGCTGTTCCACTGGACGTTCGCCCCCTCTATCTTCACGCTGATAGTTACAGGGCTCTACATCCACTGGCCCTGGACCAATACGTGGATGGAGGGTAGCCACCAGTTCACAATGGCTACGATGAGGTGGATACACTTTATAGCGGGAATGCTCTTTACCTGTGCAGTGATAGCAAGGCTCTACCTGTGGTTCTTCGGTAATAAGTACGAGAGGGTTTGGGACTTCCTGCCCATAACCGGCAGGAACATTAAGAACCTTTTCTCTACGCTCCTCTACTACGCCTACCTGACGGACCACCACGAGCACAGGCTCGGCCACAATGCACTTGCGGGAACGGCATACTTCTTTACAATTCTGCTGGCAATTATCCAGTTTATCTCGGGGCTTTACCTGCTCTACCCCGAGAACAGCTTCTTCGTCTCCCTGGGTTCTGCGATTTTCGGAACTCAGCAGGAGGCCCGCTTTATCCACTACCTGCTCAACTGGTACTTTGCGTGGTTTGCCCTTGTTCACATCTACATTGTTGTGTGGAACGACGTTAAGAACCCCGAGGGTCTTATCTCCTCTATATTCGACGGGTTCAAGTTTGCAAAGAAAGAGCATTAA
- a CDS encoding HyaD/HybD family hydrogenase maturation endopeptidase — protein MEKIGVMGVGNVLLRDEGFGVKLLYILKAKYDFPENVVLIDGGTAGIFLSPEIDYLDRLVIVDVVKAEGEPGSVRIYEKEDFFIDRLPLKLSPHQLGLQEVLLLNELKGTCPKEVKLIGVVPKAVETGTGLTPELEAKLPEVEELVLKVLREWGVEPKLKERPEDPQIWWEKKVKEA, from the coding sequence ATGGAGAAGATAGGTGTTATGGGCGTGGGAAACGTTCTTCTGAGGGACGAGGGGTTCGGGGTAAAGCTCCTCTATATTTTGAAGGCAAAGTACGACTTTCCGGAAAACGTTGTGTTGATAGACGGCGGAACGGCAGGAATCTTCCTCTCCCCGGAGATAGATTACCTCGACAGACTGGTTATTGTAGACGTTGTTAAGGCGGAAGGGGAGCCGGGTAGCGTGAGGATTTACGAGAAAGAGGATTTTTTCATAGACAGGCTGCCGCTGAAGCTGTCTCCCCACCAGCTCGGACTCCAGGAGGTTCTGTTGCTGAACGAGCTTAAGGGCACTTGCCCTAAGGAGGTTAAGCTGATAGGGGTTGTACCAAAGGCCGTTGAAACCGGCACCGGCCTTACTCCGGAGCTTGAGGCGAAGCTCCCCGAAGTTGAGGAGCTGGTTCTAAAGGTGTTAAGGGAGTGGGGAGTTGAGCCTAAGTTAAAAGAGAGACCGGAAGACCCTCAGATCTGGTGGGAGAAAAAGGTTAAGGAGGCGTAA
- a CDS encoding HypC/HybG/HupF family hydrogenase formation chaperone, whose translation MCVGVPMKVVEVDYPMAVAEAKGVRRTISLMLLLEGEVKEGDYVMVHVGNAIEKLDPETAKEIWDALDEVLKAIDEGEGY comes from the coding sequence ATGTGTGTAGGTGTTCCCATGAAGGTTGTTGAGGTTGATTACCCGATGGCCGTTGCAGAGGCGAAAGGCGTAAGGAGAACCATCAGTTTGATGCTGCTGCTGGAGGGAGAGGTTAAGGAGGGCGACTACGTTATGGTTCACGTGGGTAACGCTATAGAGAAGCTCGACCCGGAAACGGCAAAGGAGATATGGGACGCCCTTGATGAGGTTTTAAAGGCAATCGATGAAGGTGAGGGCTACTGA
- a CDS encoding hydrogenase maturation nickel metallochaperone HypA, whose product MHETSIAMGFLESLSQLLEREKAKKVVKVRVRIGKLSGIVVDSFVFAFDALKGQFKGLEETELVVEESPIRYRCNSCGHEFTVETVFFPECPKCGAVDLKLLSGEELQVIDAEIEV is encoded by the coding sequence ATGCACGAAACCTCTATAGCAATGGGTTTTCTGGAATCTTTAAGCCAGCTGCTCGAGAGGGAGAAGGCAAAAAAGGTGGTGAAGGTAAGGGTGAGAATCGGGAAGCTCTCGGGCATAGTAGTGGACTCCTTCGTTTTTGCCTTTGACGCCCTTAAGGGGCAGTTTAAGGGGCTTGAGGAGACCGAGCTCGTTGTGGAGGAGTCGCCAATAAGGTACAGGTGCAACAGCTGCGGCCACGAGTTTACGGTGGAGACGGTGTTTTTCCCGGAGTGTCCGAAGTGTGGGGCGGTGGACCTGAAGCTCCTGTCGGGAGAGGAGCTTCAGGTAATAGACGCAGAAATAGAGGTGTGA
- a CDS encoding class I SAM-dependent methyltransferase → MVVKRIFNGKFAHYYENVINRISSPLYTDRWRRSLVDKVVELFPNAKTVIDCCSGAGNVGKLFLKKNPGVKLLNCDISKPLLKMAKERLKEKAFYVCSDNRFYPIKSNSVDVIFSSFCVRNSPDPLLTIGESFRVLKRGGLLAVLDFFRNDSLSPVYLINSALFRSFMEANKLVSKEAKEAIEYLFESIERFFTKEEFLEILRGTGFTPLHVKDFMGGIATTIVAVKEVKNV, encoded by the coding sequence ATGGTCGTAAAGAGAATCTTCAACGGCAAGTTCGCCCACTACTACGAAAACGTGATAAACAGGATATCGAGCCCTCTCTACACCGACAGGTGGAGAAGGTCGCTCGTAGATAAAGTGGTGGAGCTTTTCCCCAACGCCAAAACCGTAATAGACTGCTGCAGCGGTGCAGGGAACGTGGGGAAGCTCTTTTTAAAGAAAAATCCCGGAGTGAAGCTCTTAAACTGCGACATAAGCAAACCCCTACTGAAAATGGCAAAGGAGCGTTTAAAGGAAAAGGCCTTTTACGTCTGCTCCGACAACAGGTTCTACCCTATAAAGAGTAACTCCGTTGACGTAATCTTCTCCTCTTTCTGCGTCAGGAACTCACCCGACCCTCTACTAACAATAGGTGAGAGCTTCCGGGTCCTCAAACGGGGCGGGCTGCTTGCAGTTCTCGACTTCTTCAGGAACGACTCCCTCTCCCCGGTCTACCTCATAAACTCGGCCCTCTTCCGCTCCTTCATGGAGGCGAACAAACTGGTGTCAAAGGAAGCAAAAGAAGCGATAGAGTACCTCTTTGAATCGATAGAGCGGTTCTTCACAAAGGAGGAGTTCCTCGAAATCCTCAGGGGAACCGGCTTTACCCCCCTACACGTAAAAGACTTCATGGGCGGAATAGCAACCACAATAGTAGCGGTTAAGGAGGTGAAAAATGTGTGA
- the hypB gene encoding hydrogenase nickel incorporation protein HypB — MCDVCGCGNHDHSHDHTVVTDDTTRRNVEIKQSLLSRNEQVAASNREHFDRHNILAINLISSPGSGKTTLLEKTIEALKDEFKIGVLEGDIETERDAERVRAKGAAAVQLTTGGACHLEAPLVHKGFHALEKQMEGYPDILFIENVGNLVCPSSFYLGEHLRVVLVSVPEGPDKPAKYPKAFKTSDVFIITKADLLPFFDFDVEKVKEEALSLNPNLKVFVVSAKTGEGLQEWFQFLREKVYEKKGAAKETK, encoded by the coding sequence ATGTGTGACGTATGCGGATGTGGCAACCACGACCACAGCCACGACCACACGGTTGTAACAGACGACACAACAAGGAGGAACGTAGAAATTAAGCAGAGCCTGCTGAGCCGCAACGAGCAGGTAGCCGCATCCAACAGGGAGCACTTCGACAGGCACAACATACTGGCAATTAACCTCATAAGCTCTCCCGGCTCGGGAAAGACCACCCTCCTCGAGAAGACGATAGAGGCCCTTAAAGACGAGTTCAAAATAGGAGTTCTCGAAGGGGACATCGAAACCGAGAGGGACGCAGAGAGAGTGAGGGCCAAAGGGGCCGCTGCCGTTCAGCTTACAACGGGAGGAGCCTGCCACCTTGAGGCACCACTCGTCCACAAAGGCTTCCACGCCCTTGAGAAACAGATGGAGGGCTACCCCGACATCCTCTTCATCGAAAACGTAGGGAACCTGGTATGTCCTTCCTCTTTCTACCTGGGAGAGCACCTGAGGGTTGTTCTCGTGTCGGTTCCGGAAGGACCGGACAAGCCGGCAAAGTACCCCAAGGCCTTCAAAACCTCCGACGTTTTCATCATCACAAAAGCCGACCTTCTTCCCTTCTTCGACTTCGACGTTGAAAAAGTTAAAGAAGAGGCCCTCTCGCTCAACCCCAACCTGAAGGTCTTTGTTGTATCGGCAAAAACCGGAGAGGGCCTTCAGGAGTGGTTCCAGTTCCTAAGGGAGAAGGTTTACGAAAAGAAAGGTGCCGCTAAAGAGACAAAGTAG
- a CDS encoding TolC family protein: MRLLTAAFAALAFATQQSFAFTADEVAKLVRERNLQVLAAKEQLKGALFQEKATKKSFLPQLTLSGSFFENYQSAFPKGWQQSYTLSATVTDQLVNFQQLDQLKIDRTQVEIQKANLSGTLLEQLYQALNLFLEAGAQREKVKIRKELLNSAQQIFKVAQKKYREGLVMVTDLLKAKAEVDSAKRALVEEENRYRKTLNRLNELLNTRLKGEPEVCFFTEELKINRKELLKRALSLRPELKQQEKGVKLSKLQVQQIQDTLKPNLNLSVSVSRTGTQFLPSDKTVSAGITINFPVFDSGVTKARALSAESGVKVAQLQLQELKNRIKREVLNAVADVESGYQRLKAAESSLNFYRKAYSRSLNEYRLGVTDIVSLLQAFNALKNGEEEYIDALLSYNQAILNLDRTTGQLLTGGFYEEVSRCSDSFGTTRSSGSSDKGEKGARARSRSGSNG; this comes from the coding sequence GTGAGGCTTCTAACCGCCGCTTTTGCCGCCTTGGCGTTTGCAACGCAGCAGAGCTTCGCCTTCACGGCAGACGAAGTAGCAAAGCTCGTAAGGGAGCGCAACCTACAGGTTCTTGCGGCAAAGGAACAGCTCAAAGGGGCCCTATTCCAAGAGAAAGCAACCAAAAAGAGCTTCCTCCCCCAACTAACCCTCTCGGGCTCCTTCTTCGAGAACTACCAGAGCGCCTTCCCCAAAGGGTGGCAGCAGAGCTACACCCTCTCGGCAACAGTCACCGACCAGCTCGTAAACTTCCAACAGCTGGACCAGCTCAAAATAGACAGAACCCAAGTAGAAATTCAGAAAGCGAACCTATCGGGCACGCTACTGGAGCAGCTCTACCAGGCCCTCAACCTATTCCTCGAGGCCGGTGCCCAAAGGGAGAAAGTGAAAATACGGAAAGAGCTCCTAAACTCGGCACAGCAGATATTCAAAGTGGCCCAAAAAAAGTACAGAGAGGGCCTCGTAATGGTTACAGACCTTTTAAAGGCAAAGGCGGAAGTAGACTCAGCAAAGAGGGCACTGGTAGAGGAAGAAAACAGGTACAGGAAAACGCTTAACAGGCTCAACGAACTGCTGAACACCCGACTAAAGGGAGAGCCAGAGGTCTGCTTCTTCACCGAAGAGCTGAAAATCAACCGTAAGGAGCTTCTAAAAAGAGCCCTGAGCCTGCGGCCGGAGCTGAAACAGCAGGAGAAGGGAGTAAAACTTTCCAAGCTCCAGGTTCAACAAATCCAAGACACACTAAAACCGAACTTAAACTTAAGCGTTTCGGTCAGCAGAACGGGCACCCAGTTCCTACCGTCCGATAAAACGGTATCGGCGGGAATCACCATAAACTTCCCCGTTTTCGACAGCGGAGTCACAAAGGCCCGGGCACTCTCTGCTGAGTCCGGCGTTAAAGTGGCCCAACTTCAGCTCCAAGAGCTGAAAAACCGAATAAAACGGGAAGTCCTAAACGCCGTAGCCGACGTAGAATCGGGCTACCAAAGGCTAAAGGCGGCAGAGAGCTCCCTCAACTTCTACAGAAAAGCCTACAGCCGGAGCCTAAACGAGTACAGGCTCGGCGTCACAGACATAGTCTCACTACTTCAGGCCTTTAACGCCCTGAAAAACGGCGAAGAGGAGTACATAGACGCACTCCTCAGCTACAACCAGGCGATACTCAACCTCGACAGAACAACCGGCCAGCTCTTAACCGGAGGTTTCTATGAAGAAGTTTCTCGCTGCTCTGATAGTTTTGGCACTACTCGCAGCAGCGGTAGTAGCGATAAAGGGGAGAAAGGGGCAAGAGCTCGTTCCCGTTCAGGTAGTAACGGTTAA
- a CDS encoding HlyD family secretion protein has translation MKKFLAALIVLALLAAAVVAIKGRKGQELVPVQVVTVKKGEVRKEIEATGIIKPQVGAEIKVGARISGTVVKENVKVGDFVKKGDLIAVIDNRELKEALKRARANLEEIKRSYPERIARQKFLVESAKTQLKQAEAKLKAEEENYRVKKWKFERQKELLSIGYTTPEKFKEAKQALALAESNLKAAKEGVKQALYNLKAQEAELKRLKAEFQENLKKAEADLKQAQIRYSYSYIYAPMSGIISFVSTQKGETVVAGLNAPQFVTILDPKRLENWIYVDETEIGKVKKGMPVEFTVDAYPGKVFKGKVVEIYPKPKILNNVVYYIVVARGFKNVELLRPEMTTHNTVIAGVRKGVLVVPNAAVKWKNGHYVVYKVVGGKVVEVPVKVGWSDENYTQIVEGLKEGDKVALSVRRR, from the coding sequence ATGAAGAAGTTTCTCGCTGCTCTGATAGTTTTGGCACTACTCGCAGCAGCGGTAGTAGCGATAAAGGGGAGAAAGGGGCAAGAGCTCGTTCCCGTTCAGGTAGTAACGGTTAAAAAGGGAGAAGTCAGAAAAGAGATAGAGGCCACGGGAATAATAAAGCCGCAGGTCGGCGCAGAGATAAAAGTGGGGGCGAGGATATCCGGAACGGTGGTAAAAGAAAACGTTAAAGTGGGAGACTTCGTAAAAAAGGGCGACCTCATAGCGGTAATAGACAACAGAGAGCTTAAAGAGGCCCTGAAAAGGGCCCGGGCCAATCTGGAAGAGATAAAGAGGAGCTACCCGGAACGCATAGCACGCCAGAAGTTCCTCGTTGAAAGTGCAAAAACCCAGCTCAAACAGGCAGAGGCCAAACTAAAGGCGGAGGAGGAGAACTACAGAGTTAAAAAGTGGAAGTTTGAAAGGCAGAAAGAGCTTCTATCGATAGGCTACACAACGCCCGAGAAGTTCAAAGAGGCCAAACAGGCCCTTGCTCTTGCAGAGAGCAACCTAAAAGCAGCCAAAGAAGGCGTTAAACAGGCCCTTTACAACCTAAAGGCTCAAGAGGCAGAGCTAAAAAGGCTAAAGGCCGAATTCCAGGAGAACCTCAAGAAAGCAGAAGCCGACCTTAAACAGGCCCAGATTCGCTACTCCTACTCCTACATCTACGCCCCCATGAGCGGGATAATCTCCTTCGTCTCCACCCAGAAAGGGGAAACGGTAGTTGCCGGCCTCAACGCTCCCCAGTTCGTGACGATACTCGACCCTAAGAGGCTCGAGAACTGGATATACGTAGACGAAACAGAAATAGGAAAGGTCAAAAAGGGTATGCCGGTAGAGTTCACCGTAGACGCCTACCCCGGGAAGGTGTTCAAAGGCAAAGTAGTGGAGATATACCCAAAACCCAAGATTCTCAACAACGTGGTTTACTACATAGTTGTGGCAAGGGGCTTTAAGAACGTAGAGCTCCTCAGGCCGGAAATGACAACCCACAACACCGTAATAGCCGGCGTCCGCAAAGGGGTTTTAGTCGTTCCGAACGCGGCCGTAAAGTGGAAAAACGGCCACTACGTAGTCTACAAAGTGGTAGGCGGAAAAGTAGTAGAGGTTCCCGTTAAAGTGGGGTGGAGCGACGAAAACTACACCCAGATAGTTGAGGGGCTGAAAGAGGGCGACAAGGTGGCCCTATCGGTAAGGAGGCGGTAG
- the rd gene encoding rubredoxin, translated as MKKFYCVPCGYVYDPELGDPDNGIPPGTPFEELPDDWTCPWCGAGKEDFEPLEE; from the coding sequence GTGAAGAAGTTCTATTGTGTTCCCTGCGGATACGTTTACGACCCCGAGCTGGGAGACCCCGACAACGGGATACCTCCGGGAACGCCGTTTGAAGAGCTTCCCGACGACTGGACCTGCCCCTGGTGCGGAGCCGGAAAGGAAGACTTTGAACCTCTGGAGGAGTGA
- a CDS encoding FprA family A-type flavoprotein, with protein MAVKQISERTYWVGAIDWDRVLFDELVTLPEGTSYNAYIVKGSEKTALIDTVEPHKKEELFKNLKELGIERIDYIVSNHAEQDHSGAIPDVLKAFPKAKVVTNKKCKQMLQDLLHLPEEVFKVIDEGESLSLGDRSLQFFMAPWVHWPETMFTWVPEEKVLFTCDFLGSHIATSELFDTTDENRAKVYLETKRYYAEIMMPFRNFIKKHLALIDRLGPEIIAPSHGVVIKDVEFMTGAYKRWVSDEVKPMVIIPFVSMHESTRHMVEHLTSELSKEGVIVRPYNLITADLGNAAMDLVDAAAVVIASPTVLAGAHPAVISFAYLTNGLRPKTKFLGVIGSYGWNGKVMVKHVQETLKNIKAQWLEPVLVKGLPREEDFNRLSAFAKELAEKVKAVSTL; from the coding sequence ATGGCAGTAAAACAGATATCTGAAAGAACCTACTGGGTAGGAGCGATAGACTGGGACAGGGTGCTGTTCGACGAGCTCGTAACCCTGCCGGAAGGAACAAGCTACAACGCCTACATCGTTAAAGGGAGCGAGAAAACCGCCCTTATAGACACCGTAGAGCCCCACAAAAAGGAGGAGCTGTTCAAAAACCTTAAAGAGCTCGGCATTGAAAGGATAGACTACATCGTTTCAAACCACGCCGAACAGGACCACTCCGGAGCGATACCGGACGTTCTAAAGGCGTTCCCGAAGGCCAAAGTGGTAACCAACAAAAAGTGCAAACAGATGCTCCAAGACCTCCTTCACCTGCCGGAGGAGGTGTTCAAGGTAATAGATGAAGGGGAGAGCCTATCGCTGGGCGACAGGAGCCTACAGTTCTTCATGGCCCCGTGGGTCCACTGGCCGGAAACCATGTTCACCTGGGTCCCCGAGGAGAAGGTCCTCTTTACCTGTGACTTTTTAGGCTCCCACATAGCAACCAGCGAGCTCTTTGATACAACCGACGAAAACAGGGCAAAAGTCTACCTTGAGACAAAGCGCTACTACGCCGAAATCATGATGCCCTTCAGGAACTTCATAAAGAAACACCTGGCCCTCATAGACAGACTCGGCCCCGAGATAATAGCACCGAGCCACGGAGTTGTCATAAAGGACGTTGAGTTTATGACCGGAGCCTACAAGCGGTGGGTCAGCGACGAAGTTAAACCGATGGTGATAATCCCCTTCGTCTCTATGCACGAGAGCACCCGCCACATGGTAGAGCACCTTACCTCGGAGCTTTCAAAGGAAGGGGTCATAGTAAGACCCTACAACCTGATAACGGCAGACCTGGGCAACGCGGCCATGGACCTTGTAGACGCCGCAGCCGTAGTTATAGCCTCGCCGACGGTTCTCGCAGGCGCCCACCCGGCGGTTATATCCTTTGCCTACCTGACAAACGGCCTCAGGCCCAAAACAAAGTTCCTCGGGGTAATAGGCTCTTACGGCTGGAACGGCAAAGTTATGGTTAAACACGTTCAGGAGACTCTGAAGAACATAAAGGCCCAGTGGTTGGAACCCGTTCTCGTAAAGGGGCTTCCCAGGGAAGAGGACTTCAACAGGCTATCGGCGTTTGCAAAAGAACTGGCAGAGAAAGTCAAAGCGGTTTCGACCCTTTAA
- a CDS encoding ion transporter, protein MTLWFFVIEYLLRLWVVSDFTDDFRAAREAEASPLKALLLALYPKLRWAVKPYSLIDLVAILPVFRPFGTLRLLRLMRLLKIFRYTYAVRSLLLAVKEEAPIITFILITLVLWIVTISSVVYIYEYNAGNRAFSSIFEALYWGVVTISTVGYGDITPQTKVGKFLASLLISGGIVLVSALTATFSATLINRMNILKGEGIKMDKLKEHLVICGWSESGEELLEQIIARGLDKEKPIVLVTEYDRKELGVELSRYILYKRGDFTKEKVLLEVSVPNASEVVILGERHEGLTDRNVDARTALTAMLVKTMNPSAKVFVEVLHDENAEVFEKRLNVDGVFIYGKVIGRLLFSSITNPGAEKLLDGLLTSELIELLPVKKLKGVKTFGELVVWLRKKGVLPVAVQEGRRVILNPPDDYPLERAEQVIVVKGSKPL, encoded by the coding sequence ATTACCCTCTGGTTCTTCGTAATTGAGTACTTACTGCGGCTCTGGGTGGTTTCGGACTTTACAGACGACTTCAGGGCGGCCAGGGAGGCCGAAGCTTCTCCCCTTAAAGCTCTGCTCTTGGCCCTTTACCCGAAGCTCAGGTGGGCGGTTAAACCCTACTCCCTCATAGACCTTGTTGCCATACTGCCCGTTTTCAGGCCCTTTGGAACCCTCAGGCTCTTAAGGCTGATGCGCCTTTTAAAGATTTTCCGCTACACCTATGCCGTAAGGAGCCTTCTGCTTGCGGTAAAGGAGGAGGCCCCGATAATAACCTTCATACTCATAACCTTGGTCCTCTGGATAGTGACCATCTCCTCGGTGGTTTACATATACGAGTACAACGCCGGTAACAGGGCCTTCAGCTCAATTTTTGAGGCCCTCTACTGGGGAGTGGTGACCATATCCACCGTGGGCTACGGAGATATTACCCCTCAAACGAAGGTGGGCAAGTTCCTCGCCTCCCTTCTCATAAGCGGCGGCATCGTTTTGGTCTCTGCCCTTACGGCTACTTTTTCGGCAACCCTGATAAACAGGATGAACATCTTGAAGGGGGAGGGGATAAAGATGGACAAACTGAAAGAGCACCTGGTTATCTGCGGCTGGAGCGAAAGCGGTGAAGAGCTTCTTGAGCAGATAATAGCCAGGGGGCTCGATAAAGAAAAGCCGATAGTTCTCGTAACGGAGTACGACAGGAAGGAGCTCGGAGTTGAGCTGAGCCGCTATATCCTCTACAAGAGGGGCGATTTCACAAAGGAGAAGGTTCTGCTCGAGGTTTCCGTTCCCAACGCCTCCGAAGTTGTAATTCTCGGGGAGAGGCATGAAGGGCTTACCGACAGGAACGTAGATGCAAGGACCGCCTTAACGGCCATGCTTGTAAAAACGATGAACCCGTCTGCGAAGGTTTTCGTAGAGGTGCTTCACGATGAAAACGCCGAGGTGTTTGAGAAGAGGCTGAACGTAGACGGCGTTTTCATTTACGGTAAGGTGATAGGGCGGCTGCTCTTTTCCAGCATTACAAACCCGGGGGCGGAGAAGCTCTTAGACGGCCTTCTCACCTCGGAGCTCATAGAGCTCCTTCCCGTAAAGAAGCTGAAAGGGGTTAAAACTTTCGGTGAGCTGGTTGTTTGGCTTAGGAAGAAAGGGGTGCTTCCCGTAGCCGTCCAGGAGGGCAGGCGCGTTATCCTGAACCCTCCGGACGACTACCCCCTTGAAAGGGCCGAGCAGGTTATTGTGGTTAAAGGGTCGAAACCGCTTTGA
- a CDS encoding energy transducer TonB, with the protein MGTAVRVIVSLLLAAAFEWLFFEGVKAILKPPRREVKQVIQISLIKPKVRSERITVERQRPKREVKEEKKRVSPVKEKPKIKSSKPLKELPRPKKQERREEKKQQPVSRPTQGLKPMQGNLPAAYVEAVREAIAREIFYPLEAYQRGIEGPVMVQFTLDRSGKVLQCKPLFGEPILTEATCIAIKKARFPKIPESVKNDTLTFRLSLEYNLKRAFSQ; encoded by the coding sequence ATGGGCACGGCGGTTAGGGTTATCGTTTCCCTCCTTCTGGCTGCTGCCTTTGAGTGGCTCTTCTTTGAAGGGGTGAAGGCGATTTTGAAGCCGCCGAGGAGGGAGGTTAAGCAGGTTATACAGATTTCGCTCATAAAGCCCAAGGTGAGGAGTGAGCGTATAACCGTTGAGCGCCAGAGGCCAAAGAGGGAGGTTAAGGAGGAGAAGAAGAGGGTCTCTCCTGTAAAGGAGAAGCCGAAAATAAAAAGTTCCAAGCCTTTAAAGGAGCTCCCCCGCCCCAAGAAGCAGGAGAGGAGAGAGGAGAAGAAGCAGCAGCCCGTTTCAAGGCCCACTCAGGGACTTAAGCCGATGCAGGGTAACCTTCCCGCCGCCTACGTAGAGGCGGTTAGGGAGGCAATTGCGAGGGAGATTTTCTACCCCCTTGAGGCCTATCAGAGGGGGATAGAGGGACCGGTTATGGTTCAGTTTACGCTGGATAGGTCGGGAAAGGTCCTCCAGTGTAAGCCGCTGTTCGGGGAGCCTATTCTCACAGAGGCAACGTGTATAGCGATAAAAAAGGCCCGCTTTCCGAAAATTCCGGAAAGCGTGAAGAACGATACCCTGACTTTTAGACTCTCCTTAGAGTACAACCTGAAGCGGGCCTTTTCCCAGTAG
- a CDS encoding ExbD/TolR family protein, producing the protein MFIFREEECEESPRPIIIPMVDVMLFLLAFFVLIAGSIIPGITLKTNPPQTVQKSNIHIKRHPVTVVVDRFGRFYYGKERLTFDQLKRLLKGLKKQYRDLYLIIDADRNAPVQALVTVMDAATEAGVSSIGLLAKEKNGHGG; encoded by the coding sequence GTGTTCATCTTCAGGGAAGAGGAGTGTGAAGAGTCCCCGAGGCCGATAATAATCCCGATGGTAGATGTTATGCTCTTCCTCCTTGCCTTTTTCGTTCTCATAGCGGGAAGCATAATCCCGGGTATTACCCTTAAAACCAATCCCCCTCAAACGGTTCAGAAGAGCAACATCCACATTAAGCGCCACCCCGTTACGGTTGTGGTAGACCGCTTCGGCCGCTTCTACTACGGGAAGGAGCGTTTAACCTTTGACCAGCTAAAGAGGTTACTGAAGGGCCTAAAGAAGCAGTACCGAGACCTCTACTTGATAATAGACGCCGACAGGAACGCTCCGGTTCAGGCCCTTGTTACCGTTATGGACGCCGCAACTGAAGCGGGAGTCTCCTCTATAGGTCTTCTCGCGAAGGAGAAAAATGGGCACGGCGGTTAG
- a CDS encoding MotA/TolQ/ExbB proton channel family protein, translated as MNFNLEVAHNLVFYILYGLFFLATAVFIERLLYFFFTFSAEKKLIRREVEEADEKSAELIYNTYTAKFDRGKGFLMFVVTGAPLLGLLGTVLGIMNSFSTMAEKGISDIAAVSKGIAFALEATALGIVVSLFALAYYHVVNALSKRGKVTVREIILKTLKVRG; from the coding sequence TTGAACTTCAACCTTGAAGTTGCCCACAACCTCGTCTTCTACATCCTCTACGGCCTCTTCTTCCTGGCAACGGCCGTATTCATAGAGAGGTTGCTCTACTTCTTCTTCACCTTCTCGGCCGAGAAAAAGCTGATAAGAAGGGAGGTTGAGGAGGCAGACGAGAAAAGCGCAGAGCTCATATACAACACCTACACAGCCAAGTTCGACCGGGGGAAGGGCTTCCTTATGTTCGTTGTGACGGGAGCTCCCCTGCTGGGACTCCTCGGAACGGTCCTCGGAATTATGAACTCTTTTTCAACAATGGCCGAAAAGGGAATCTCCGATATAGCTGCAGTGAGTAAAGGAATCGCCTTCGCCCTTGAAGCAACCGCCCTCGGAATCGTGGTATCGCTCTTTGCCCTCGCCTACTACCACGTTGTGAACGCCCTCTCTAAAAGGGGCAAGGTTACGGTGAGGGAGATAATCCTGAAAACCCTGAAGGTGAGAGGTTAG